One Vigna unguiculata cultivar IT97K-499-35 chromosome 11, ASM411807v1, whole genome shotgun sequence DNA window includes the following coding sequences:
- the LOC114168851 gene encoding putative disease resistance RPP13-like protein 1, producing MAAMAAEMIIGALVSSSVQMTIDNLASRFMDICCGNKSNMKLLSSLKLKLLAVDVVADDAEQKQFTNPRVRDWLLAVKDVVFDVEDLLEETDHTLSKTQVEAQSQYAAKKVWNFLISCFVSSLQNEIGSRLEKLIEDLENLATKSQILGLQKAHDVGVRSGWGTKLRSTYLPKESVIYGRDNDKTFVFNWLTSKTHKNLSILSIVGMGGVGKTALAQHVFNDPRMDEAKFDVKAWVCVSDEFDVFKVSRAILEHVTGSIDNSRDTEMVHKSLKEKLTGKKYLLILDDVWNENPSKWEEVQKALVFGAEGSRILVTTRSREVASIMRSEEHSLKQLRDNHSCELFAKHAFRDVDIQANPDCWEIGRKIVKKCKGLPLALKTMGSLLYNKSSVSEWESVLQSEIWELPEEHCGIIPALALSYIHLPSDLKVCFAYCALFPKDHEFKKEHLMHLWMTKNRLNCPQEEVCQQYFNELLSRSFFEQSSKKEEVFGMHDLLNDLAKYVGQGIHFRCEAGQIENIQKVTRHYSVEFGYNRDFDGFGTLCDIEKFRTFMPTHRSTDSTDNLWSWYINMPIHELLSKFKFLRILSLSHLTLLTELPDSISDLEYLRSLDLSYTSIRILTEKTCLLSYLQILKLNYCRDLEELPTNLHLLTNLCRLEFKGTKVGKVPPHLEKLKNLKVVMDFNVGQGRDFGIQQLGELNLDGSVSIGELQNVENSVDALEADLKNKTHLVELELEWTRNGNSIDSEKVEDVIEKLEPPKNLKVLSIYDYAGKQFPNWLLKNSLLNLESLELCRCAPCHRLPPLGLLPFLKNLKISSCFEIVSIDADFHGNNFSSFKSLQTLYFSNMRQWEKWDCQSVTSAFPRLQHLSISYCPKLKGYLPKQLVPLETLEIKYCQKLEASAPKALCLDLCNCGKLHLDGTTIKKLKMEETSLEIVRSDTLKHLEIEHLEASIGDDDSVSLWTFPLHFFPTLRILYLRRLGNLQMISHFGAHNYLHYLHISECPKLESFPGNIPFLKSLYIKDCPTLEAVLPSSNPFLNSALSTRWGLCGCPKLPNLREEALSQSISIFHVRGFPLVEEFSEEEGEEWEKGSKRCY from the coding sequence ATGGCTGCTATGGCTGCTGAAATGATTATCGGTGCTCTTGTGTCCTCCTCCGTTCAGATGACTATTGACAATTTGGCTTCTCGTTTTATGGACATATGTTGTGGAAATAAAAGCAACATGAAGCTGTTAAGCAGCTTGAAGCTGAAGCTCCTAGCCGTTGATGTTGTGGCTGATGATGCAGAACAGAAACAATTTACAAATCCACGTGTGAGAGATTGGCTTCTCGCAGTCAAAGATGTCGTGTTTGATGTGGAGGATCTCTTGGAGGAAACAGATCACACACTCTCCAAAACCCAGGTGGAAGCTCAATCTCAGTATGCTGCTAAAAAGGTGTGGAATTTCCTCATATCTTGTTTTGTCAGTTCCTTACAAAATGAAATTGGATCAAGGTTGGAAAAACTCATTGAAGACCTAGAAAATCTTGCAACCAAAAGCCAAATTCTAGGTTTGCAAAAGGCCCATGATGTTGGGGTCAGATCAGGATGGGGCACTAAACTACGATCAACATATTTGCCAAAAGAAAGTGTCATCTATGGCAGAGATAATGACAAAACATTTGTCTTTAACTGGCTCACATCTAAGACTCACAAGAACTTATCTATACTTTCTATTGTGGGAATGGGAGGGGTGGGTAAGACCGCCCTTGCCCAACATGTATTCAATGACCCAAGGATGGATGAGGCTAAATTTGATGTCAAAGCTTGGGTTTGTGTTTCTgatgaatttgatgttttcaaGGTATCAAGAGCAATTCTTGAACATGTTACTGGATCAATCGATAATAGTAGAGATACAGAGATGGTTCACAAaagtttgaaagaaaaattgacGGGGAAGAAATATCTTCTTATTTTGGATGATGTTTGGAACGAAAACCCATCTAAATGGGAAGAAGTGCAGAAGGCCCTTGTTTTCGGAGCTGAAGGGAGTAGGATTCTTGTGACCACACGTAGTAGGGAAGTTGCTTCTATCATGCGGTCAGAGGAACACTCCCTAAAGCAATTACGGGATAATCATAGCTGCGAGTTGTTTGCTAAACATGCATTCCGAGATGTTGATATTCAAGCAAATCCAGACTGCTGGGAGATTGGCAGGAAGATTGTTAAAAAGTGTAAAGGACtacctcttgctttgaaaacaATGGGAAGTCTCTTATACAACAAATCATCTGTTTCTGAATGGGAAAGTGTGCTCCAAAGTGAGATATGGGAACTTCCGGAAGAGCATTGTGGTATTATTCCCGCTTTGGCATTGAGCTATATCCACCTTCCTTCCGATCTGAAGGTTTGCTTTGCTTACTGTGCCCTTTTCCCCAAGGATCATGAGTTTAAGAAGGAGCATTTGATGCACTTGTGGATGACTAAAAATCGCTTAAACTGTCCTCAAGAAGAAGTTTGCCAACAATACTTCAATGAACTACTATCAAGATCCTTCTTCGAACAATCAAGTAAAAAGGAAGAAGTATTTGGCATGCATGACCTTCTAAATGATTTGGCAAAATATGTTGGTCAAGGCATACATTTTAGGTGCGAGGCTGGCCAAATAGAGAACATACAAAAAGTAACTCGTCATTACTCAGTTGAATTTGGATACAATCGAGATTTTGATGGGTTTGGAACTTTATGTGATATAGAAAAGTTTCGTACATTTATGCCGACACATAGGAGCACGGATAGCACGGATAATTTATGGAGTTGGTATATCAATATGCCAATACATGAATTGTTGTCCAAGTTTAAGTTCTTACGAATCTTATCTCTCTCTCATCTTACTCTTCTTACAGAGTTACCTGACTCTATTTCCGATCTTGAGTATCTCCGTTCCTTAGACCTATCCTATACTTCCATTAGAATACTAACTGAAAAGACATGTTTGCTTTCCTACTTGCAAATACTGAAGTTGAACTACTGTAGAGATTTGGAGGAATTGCCCACAAATTTGCATCTACTTACCAATTTGTGTCGCCTTGAATTTAAAGGGACTAAAGTGGGAAAGGTGCCACCGCATTTGGAAAAATTGAAGAATCTTAAAGTAGTAATGGATTTTAATGTTGGACAAGGCAGAGATTTCGGTATTCAACAGCTGGGTGAGCTCAACCTTGATGGAAGTGTATCAATTGGGGAGCTACAGAATGTTGAGAATTCGGTGGATGCATTGGAAGCAGATTTGAAGAATAAAACACACCTTGTGGAACTAGAGTTGGAATGGACAAGGAATGGGAACTCTATTGATTCAGAAAAAGTAGAGGACGTAATTGAGAAATTGGAACCTCCCAAAAACTTAAAGGTGTTGTCGATCTATGACTATGCTGGCAAACAATTTCCAAATTGGTTATTGAAAAATTCGTTGTTGAATTTGGAGTCCTTGGAGTTGTGTAGGTGTGCACCTTGCCATCGTTTACCTCCACTTGGTCTATTGCCATTTCTCAAGAATCTGAAGATTTCATCGTGTTTTGAGATAGTGAGTATTGATGCTGATTTTCATGGGAacaacttttcttcatttaaatcCCTTCAAACATTGTATTTCTCCAATATGAGGCAGTGGGAAAAGTGGGATTGCCAATCTGTGACAAGTGCTTTTCCACGTCTACAACATCTTTCTATAAGTTATTGTCCAAAGTTGAAAGGATACCTACCAAAGCAACTTGTTCCTTTGGAAACACTAGAAATTAAATACTGCCAAAAACTTGAGGCTTCTGCCCCCAAGGCTCTATGTTTAGACCTATGTAATTGCGGAAAGCTACACTTGGACGGGACTACCATAAAAAAGCTGAAAATGGAAGAAACATCGTTGGAAATTGTTAGGTCTGACACTCTTAAACACTTGGAAATTGAACACTTGGAAGCATCAATAGGTGATGATGACTCGGTCTCTCTATGGACCTTTCCACTACATTTCTTCCCAACACTCAGGATCCTTTATCTCAGGAGGCTTGGTAATCTACAAATGATTTCACACTTTGGCGCTCATAATTATCTCCACTATCTGCATATCAGTGAGTGCCCTAAATTGGAATCATTTCCTGGAAACATTCCATTTCTCAAGAGCCTATACATAAAAGACTGTCCTACACTTGAAGCGGTTTTGCCATCATCAAATCCATTTCTCAACTCTGCTCTCTCAACTCGTTGGGGTCTATGTGGTTGCCCCAAGCTCCCAAACTTACGAGAAGAGGCTCTTTCccaatcaatttcaatttttcatgtAAGAGGTTTTCCTTTAGTCGAAGAGTTTTCCGAGGAAGAAGGGGAAGAATGGGAAAAAGGTTCAAAGAGGTGTTATTAG